A genome region from Paradevosia shaoguanensis includes the following:
- a CDS encoding ABC transporter permease, translating to MIRFALGKLAEAAIAVWGVVTIVFFVSRVLGDPAVLLLPLGASETELNALRSSLGLDQPILVQYFNSMGAVLRGDFGMSFQHMRPALDVVLERMPATAILAFAALVLGVLIGAVAGTIAALNRGKLAELIVMTAALLGQATPVFWLGLMMILFFSVQLGWLPSAGSGTWAHLVLPAVTLAVFVSASIARLLRSSLLEILGEDYVRTARAKGLLPQTIFTWHVARNALIPVVTMIGIIAGELLGGSVVTETVFGWPGVGRLIVQAIQNQDFPVIQAGVAVVAIIFVFINLAIDLLYGVLDPRIRRER from the coding sequence ATGATCCGATTTGCACTCGGCAAGCTGGCTGAGGCAGCCATAGCCGTCTGGGGCGTGGTGACGATCGTGTTTTTCGTCTCGCGCGTGCTGGGCGACCCGGCCGTGCTGCTGCTGCCGCTTGGCGCGAGCGAAACCGAGCTCAACGCGCTGCGGTCCTCGCTCGGGCTCGACCAGCCTATCCTTGTGCAATATTTCAACAGCATGGGCGCGGTGCTGCGCGGGGACTTCGGCATGTCCTTCCAGCACATGCGCCCTGCCCTCGATGTCGTGCTCGAACGCATGCCGGCCACGGCGATCCTCGCCTTCGCCGCGCTGGTGCTGGGCGTGCTGATCGGCGCGGTCGCCGGCACGATCGCCGCGCTCAACCGCGGCAAGCTGGCCGAACTCATCGTCATGACGGCAGCCCTGCTCGGGCAGGCGACGCCGGTCTTCTGGCTTGGCCTCATGATGATCCTTTTCTTCTCGGTGCAGTTGGGCTGGCTGCCTTCGGCGGGCTCGGGGACGTGGGCGCACCTGGTGCTGCCGGCCGTCACGCTCGCCGTGTTCGTTTCCGCATCCATTGCGCGGCTGCTGCGCTCCTCGCTGCTCGAAATCCTGGGCGAGGACTATGTGCGCACGGCGCGCGCCAAGGGCCTGCTGCCCCAGACCATCTTCACCTGGCACGTTGCGCGCAACGCCCTCATCCCCGTGGTCACCATGATCGGCATCATCGCCGGCGAACTGCTTGGCGGGTCGGTGGTGACCGAGACCGTCTTCGGCTGGCCGGGCGTCGGCCGTCTCATCGTGCAGGCCATCCAGAACCAGGACTTTCCCGTGATCCAGGCCGGTGTCGCCGTCGTGGCCATCATCTTCGTGTTCATCAATCTCGCCATCGACCTGCTCTATGGCGTGCTTGATCCACGCATCCGGCGCGAGCGCTGA
- a CDS encoding alpha/beta fold hydrolase produces the protein MKTIHLNGADFVYDIAGEEHEDTIIVLHGGRGIGDHRGDFQAFAPLTDHYRVIAYDQRGCGESSLTPPYTFEQFADDLEAFRQHFLGDRKLILIGGSFGGMIALTYAVKYGDKLSHLILRGTAASHHHEAEAIENFNARIHKATSASIGMVDKMFSDKVVDDTELRLIWLALQPLYFEKLDPDAALEKTRTMQLHAETHNALFKDKSYDLLDKLPGIKVPTFVVCGGSDWICPPSQSRIIADTVPGAEYLEVPGANHPVHHEKPEIVLPAIRDFIARRRG, from the coding sequence ATGAAAACCATCCATCTCAACGGCGCAGACTTCGTCTACGACATTGCCGGGGAAGAGCATGAGGACACGATCATCGTGCTCCACGGCGGGCGCGGGATCGGCGACCATCGCGGCGACTTCCAGGCCTTCGCGCCGCTGACCGACCATTATCGCGTCATCGCCTATGACCAGCGCGGGTGCGGGGAAAGCTCGCTCACGCCGCCCTATACGTTCGAGCAGTTCGCCGACGACCTGGAGGCGTTCCGTCAGCATTTCCTGGGCGATCGAAAGCTCATCCTCATCGGCGGCTCGTTCGGCGGCATGATCGCGCTCACCTATGCGGTCAAGTATGGCGACAAGCTCAGCCACCTCATCCTGCGCGGCACGGCGGCCAGCCATCACCACGAGGCCGAGGCGATCGAGAACTTCAACGCACGCATCCACAAGGCGACGTCGGCCTCGATCGGCATGGTGGACAAGATGTTCTCGGACAAGGTCGTGGACGACACCGAGCTGCGCCTCATCTGGCTGGCGCTGCAGCCGCTGTATTTCGAGAAACTCGACCCCGACGCGGCGCTCGAAAAGACGCGCACGATGCAGCTCCATGCCGAGACGCACAACGCGCTCTTCAAGGACAAGAGCTACGACCTGCTCGACAAGCTGCCGGGCATCAAGGTGCCGACCTTCGTCGTGTGCGGGGGGAGCGACTGGATCTGCCCGCCGTCGCAGTCGCGCATCATCGCCGATACCGTGCCGGGTGCCGAATATCTCGAAGTGCCGGGGGCGAACCATCCGGTGCATCACGAGAAGCCCGAAATCGTGCTGCCGGCCATCCGCGACTTCATCGCGCGGAGGCGTGGATGA
- a CDS encoding ABC transporter ATP-binding protein, with protein MSDEILLRVTDLEKTYGHERGLLSGKSQAVRAVDKVSFDIKRGETLGLVGESGSGKSTTGRVLLQLDKPTGGEIEFEGNRLTGLSKSALKPFRRQMQIIFQDPYASLNPRMTVGDFVEEPLIVHRLIRGRAERKTRVAELFEMVGLDPSFAKRYPHEFSGGQRQRVNIARAIALDPSFIVADEPITALDVSIQAQIVNLFQDLQQRLGLTYLFIAHDLSMIRYLCHRVAVMLRGRIVEIGPTEAIFANPQHAYTRALLSAIPVPDPDIESQRHPIPFDYATQNSPPEATLRPVGPEHFVLA; from the coding sequence ATGAGCGACGAGATTTTGCTGCGCGTCACGGATCTGGAAAAGACCTACGGCCACGAGCGCGGCCTGCTTTCGGGCAAGTCGCAGGCCGTACGCGCCGTCGACAAGGTCAGCTTCGACATCAAGCGGGGCGAGACGCTGGGACTGGTGGGAGAATCCGGCTCGGGCAAGAGCACGACCGGCCGCGTGTTGCTGCAGCTGGACAAACCCACGGGCGGGGAGATCGAGTTCGAGGGGAACAGGCTGACGGGCCTTTCCAAATCGGCGCTCAAGCCGTTCCGCAGGCAGATGCAGATCATCTTCCAGGACCCCTACGCCTCGCTCAATCCGCGCATGACGGTGGGCGATTTCGTCGAGGAGCCGCTGATCGTGCATCGCCTGATCCGCGGGCGCGCAGAGCGGAAGACGCGGGTGGCGGAACTGTTCGAGATGGTGGGGCTCGACCCCAGCTTCGCCAAACGCTATCCGCACGAATTCTCCGGCGGCCAGCGGCAGCGCGTCAACATTGCCCGCGCCATTGCGCTCGATCCGAGCTTCATCGTGGCGGACGAGCCGATCACGGCGCTCGACGTGTCGATCCAGGCGCAGATCGTGAACCTCTTCCAGGATCTGCAGCAGCGGCTGGGACTGACTTACCTCTTCATCGCGCATGACCTGTCGATGATCCGGTATCTCTGCCACCGGGTCGCGGTGATGCTGCGCGGCCGCATTGTCGAGATCGGGCCGACCGAGGCGATCTTTGCCAATCCGCAGCACGCCTATACGCGCGCGCTGCTCTCGGCGATCCCCGTGCCCGACCCCGATATCGAGAGTCAGCGGCATCCGATCCCCTTCGACTACGCCACACAGAATTCCCCGCCCGAGGCAACGCTGCGCCCGGTGGGACCCGAGCATTTCGTTTTGGCCTGA
- a CDS encoding ABC transporter substrate-binding protein produces MNKFLKGILVGSTMLAGLALPHLAQAADLTIALSNPVNTFDPHMTASVGTDLSVLSHIYPALILRGPDLKLHGSLAKEWSLVDDNTWRFTLQDGAKFSNGEPLDAEAVKWNLDRVRDPAIKARIASWFTLVSEVNVISPSELEVKTSAPYPAFADQLSMFLLLPPKWAAEHNPVNETMSGGPYKVRTIVPGESVVLDANPDYFGDKAEFDSVTFQIIPETGSRIAALLSGDVDMINGIPVTEIDRIKQSGNATAGAVDSTRSMMIKFNTTVPPFDNVKVRQALNYAVDKEGISKALFNGLAQPSLCQVLTPNYFGFNPDLKAYPYDPDKAAQMLAEAGVDLSKPIEFDVPSGVYLQGTEVAQVVASQLTDIGLNVKITELEFSVYMNKYLQSHELSPISLLAQAWPTIDADGLLTLFAPGNNYAYWDNADFGAALAEGRASTDPAVRQAAYKKATEVMCDQAPAIFLYAQPATYAYANDITWTPRGDDWVRAFDMHPAK; encoded by the coding sequence ATGAACAAGTTCTTGAAAGGCATACTGGTCGGTTCGACCATGCTTGCAGGCCTCGCGTTACCGCACCTGGCGCAGGCCGCGGACCTCACCATCGCGCTGTCCAACCCGGTGAACACGTTCGACCCGCACATGACGGCGTCGGTCGGTACGGATCTGTCGGTGCTCAGCCACATCTACCCGGCCCTGATCCTGCGTGGCCCCGACCTCAAGCTGCATGGCAGCCTCGCCAAGGAATGGTCGCTGGTGGACGACAATACCTGGCGCTTCACGCTCCAGGACGGCGCCAAGTTCTCCAATGGCGAGCCGCTCGACGCCGAAGCGGTCAAGTGGAACCTCGACCGCGTGCGTGATCCGGCGATCAAGGCGCGTATCGCGAGCTGGTTCACCCTGGTTTCGGAAGTGAACGTGATTTCGCCGTCCGAGCTGGAAGTGAAGACGTCGGCGCCCTACCCGGCTTTCGCCGACCAGCTCTCGATGTTCCTGCTGCTGCCCCCGAAATGGGCGGCAGAGCATAACCCGGTCAACGAGACGATGTCCGGCGGTCCCTACAAGGTGCGCACCATCGTGCCGGGCGAATCCGTGGTGCTCGACGCCAACCCGGATTATTTCGGCGACAAGGCCGAGTTCGACTCGGTGACCTTCCAGATCATCCCGGAGACGGGCAGCCGTATCGCGGCACTGCTCTCGGGCGATGTCGACATGATCAACGGCATTCCGGTGACGGAAATCGACCGGATCAAGCAGTCGGGCAACGCGACTGCCGGTGCGGTGGATTCGACGCGCTCGATGATGATCAAGTTCAACACCACCGTGCCGCCGTTCGACAACGTCAAGGTGCGCCAGGCGCTCAACTATGCGGTCGACAAGGAAGGCATTTCCAAGGCCCTGTTCAACGGCCTTGCCCAGCCTTCGCTCTGCCAGGTGCTGACGCCGAACTACTTTGGCTTCAATCCCGACCTCAAAGCCTATCCCTACGATCCGGACAAGGCGGCGCAGATGCTCGCCGAGGCCGGCGTCGACCTAAGCAAGCCGATCGAGTTCGACGTGCCGTCGGGCGTTTATCTCCAGGGCACGGAAGTGGCGCAGGTCGTGGCGTCCCAGCTCACGGACATTGGGCTTAACGTGAAGATCACCGAGCTCGAATTCTCGGTCTACATGAACAAGTACCTGCAATCGCACGAGCTCTCGCCGATTTCGCTGCTGGCCCAGGCCTGGCCGACGATCGACGCGGATGGCCTGCTCACGCTCTTCGCTCCGGGCAATAACTACGCCTATTGGGACAATGCCGATTTCGGCGCTGCGCTGGCCGAAGGCCGCGCCAGCACCGACCCGGCCGTGCGCCAGGCCGCCTACAAGAAGGCGACCGAAGTGATGTGCGACCAGGCTCCGGCCATCTTCCTCTACGCACAGCCGGCGACCTATGCCTATGCGAACGACATCACCTGGACGCCGCGCGGCGACGACTGGGTACGTGCCTTCGACATGCATCCGGCCAAGTAG
- a CDS encoding ABC transporter ATP-binding protein yields MAPLLEIKHLTVEFATSAGVLHAVNDVSYALEAGETLGIVGESGSGKSVHALAMVGLIPSPPGRVVSGEVLFDGVDLLKLPERELRDLRGRQIGFVFQDPMTSLNPVLTVGRQIMEPLRRHLKLSHAAARNRAKELLDLVGIIDPEKRLDDFPHEFSGGMRQRVMIAIGISCEPKLLIADEATTALDVTVQAQILELVRDLKRKIGTTVIWITHDMGVVAGLADTVQVMYGGRIMERGPVRAIFKDPRSAYTWGLLRSLPGKLTAADQRLYQIPGSPPNMIHPPAGDPFAPRNQFATERCRTEVPPLRQVEGGVPGHEVAAWYDLPSALKQQGLSQ; encoded by the coding sequence ATGGCGCCGCTGCTCGAGATCAAGCACCTGACAGTCGAGTTCGCCACCAGCGCCGGCGTGCTGCACGCGGTCAACGACGTGTCCTATGCGCTCGAGGCCGGCGAAACGCTCGGCATCGTCGGTGAATCCGGCTCGGGCAAGTCTGTGCATGCGCTGGCCATGGTCGGGCTCATTCCCAGCCCGCCGGGCCGCGTGGTTTCGGGCGAAGTGTTGTTCGACGGCGTCGACCTGCTCAAGCTTCCCGAACGCGAATTGCGCGACCTGCGCGGACGCCAGATCGGCTTCGTCTTCCAGGACCCGATGACCAGCCTCAACCCCGTGCTGACGGTGGGCCGGCAAATCATGGAGCCGCTGCGGCGACACCTCAAGCTCTCGCACGCCGCTGCGCGCAACCGGGCCAAGGAATTGCTCGACCTCGTCGGCATCATCGACCCCGAAAAGCGGCTCGACGACTTTCCGCACGAATTTTCAGGCGGCATGCGCCAGCGCGTCATGATCGCCATCGGCATATCGTGCGAACCCAAGCTTCTCATCGCGGACGAGGCGACGACGGCGCTCGACGTGACGGTGCAGGCGCAGATTCTCGAACTGGTGCGCGATCTCAAGCGCAAGATCGGCACGACCGTCATCTGGATCACCCATGACATGGGCGTGGTGGCCGGTCTCGCCGATACGGTGCAGGTCATGTATGGCGGCCGCATCATGGAGCGCGGACCGGTGCGCGCGATCTTCAAGGATCCGCGCAGCGCCTATACGTGGGGGTTGCTGCGCTCGCTGCCGGGCAAGCTCACCGCCGCCGACCAGCGGCTCTACCAGATCCCGGGCAGCCCGCCCAACATGATCCACCCGCCTGCAGGCGATCCTTTTGCGCCGCGCAACCAGTTTGCCACCGAGCGCTGCCGCACCGAGGTGCCACCGCTCCGCCAGGTCGAAGGCGGAGTGCCGGGCCATGAGGTCGCGGCCTGGTATGACCTGCCGAGCGCGCTCAAGCAGCAAGGATTGAGCCAATGA
- a CDS encoding M24 family metallopeptidase, with product MTASRALPDRVRRVQAEMAERGIDATLLFKPENSFLLTGFNPIIYSHPVVAIVPRTGEPIMLVHALRDDHGRASAFVNDIRLYGAWSDKVTMGPNWLDALGTILGELGVREGTLAVEEDFMPVARQRQIAGHLPSATFVDASHFIDHVRLIKDADQIAMARIAARIADAGMDEAVRRVALGVSEREIALQSMHVMNQLWSSDYPDVEVADFGTLEGGAQNGLWTWALAGDRMFFNCDNPTQRQPRRGEAVSVFIWTNANGIHAENERTIAFGPLPDAHRRALDTILDIRETLRPMMKPGTRYADLFLATKAGLEKAGYGKNIPGRIGHGIGLGAHEHSSLDARSELVLEPGMLFTLEPNLRVPGTGATQISDTILITEGGCEYLTQSRGGYIEV from the coding sequence ATGACCGCTTCCCGTGCCCTCCCCGACCGCGTGCGGCGCGTGCAGGCCGAAATGGCCGAGCGCGGGATCGACGCCACCCTGCTCTTCAAGCCGGAGAACAGCTTCCTGCTCACCGGGTTCAACCCGATCATCTATTCGCACCCCGTGGTCGCCATCGTGCCGCGGACGGGCGAGCCGATCATGCTGGTGCATGCCCTGCGCGACGATCATGGGCGGGCCAGCGCCTTCGTCAACGACATCCGCCTCTATGGCGCCTGGTCGGACAAGGTGACGATGGGGCCGAACTGGCTCGATGCGCTCGGGACGATCCTGGGTGAGCTCGGGGTTCGCGAGGGGACGCTGGCTGTCGAGGAAGATTTCATGCCGGTGGCGCGGCAACGGCAGATCGCAGGGCATTTGCCCTCGGCGACGTTCGTGGATGCCAGCCATTTCATCGACCATGTGCGGCTGATCAAGGATGCCGACCAGATCGCGATGGCGCGCATCGCGGCCAGGATCGCCGATGCGGGCATGGACGAGGCCGTGCGGCGGGTTGCGCTCGGCGTGAGCGAACGCGAGATTGCGCTCCAATCCATGCATGTGATGAACCAGCTCTGGTCGAGTGACTATCCCGATGTGGAAGTCGCCGATTTCGGCACGCTGGAAGGCGGGGCGCAGAACGGGCTCTGGACCTGGGCGCTGGCCGGCGATCGCATGTTCTTCAATTGCGATAATCCGACCCAGCGCCAGCCGCGGCGGGGCGAGGCCGTGAGCGTCTTCATCTGGACCAATGCCAACGGCATCCATGCCGAGAACGAGCGCACGATCGCGTTCGGACCGCTGCCCGATGCACATCGTCGGGCGCTCGATACCATCCTCGATATCCGCGAGACGCTGCGGCCGATGATGAAGCCGGGCACGCGCTATGCCGACCTTTTCCTGGCCACCAAGGCGGGGCTAGAGAAGGCGGGCTATGGCAAGAACATTCCGGGGCGGATCGGGCATGGGATCGGGCTGGGTGCGCATGAGCATTCCTCGCTCGACGCCAGGAGCGAGCTGGTGCTCGAGCCGGGCATGCTCTTCACGCTTGAACCGAACCTGCGCGTGCCGGGGACCGGCGCCACGCAGATTTCGGACACCATCCTCATCACCGAAGGCGGTTGCGAATACCTGACGCAGTCGCGCGGCGGCTATATCGAGGTCTAG
- a CDS encoding ABC transporter permease produces MGAFLSALLKSRSGLFGFVLLTFFVLVAIFAPMLGLSSPIRGDLMARLAPPTWTGLFSPGAHPLGTDEVGRDILSRIVHGSRLTLMIAATAVILGGVIGTFLGIAAGYYRGVVDRVLMRLVDIQLALPLMLLALLVVAALGPSFNNLIIVLALTSWIRYARIIRGQVLALREREFVQSAHAIGASTLRIMLRHILPNVLTPALVVATLELARIIIMDAALSFLGLGVQPPNPSWGRMLADGRVYISTAWWIVTFPGLAILLTVLSVNLLGDWLRDYFDPKLRTSR; encoded by the coding sequence ATGGGCGCGTTTCTTTCCGCATTGCTCAAGAGTCGTTCGGGCCTGTTCGGCTTCGTGCTGCTGACCTTCTTCGTGCTGGTCGCAATCTTCGCGCCGATGCTGGGGCTGTCGAGCCCCATCCGCGGCGACCTGATGGCGCGGCTTGCTCCGCCCACCTGGACGGGGTTATTCAGCCCGGGTGCGCATCCGCTCGGAACCGACGAGGTCGGGCGCGATATCCTTTCACGGATCGTCCACGGCAGCCGCCTGACGCTGATGATCGCGGCGACCGCGGTGATCCTCGGCGGGGTCATCGGCACGTTCCTCGGGATCGCGGCGGGGTATTATCGCGGCGTCGTCGACCGCGTGCTGATGCGGCTGGTCGATATCCAGCTGGCGCTGCCGCTGATGCTGCTGGCGCTGCTGGTGGTGGCGGCGCTCGGGCCGTCGTTCAACAATCTCATCATCGTACTCGCCCTCACGAGCTGGATCCGCTACGCCCGCATCATCCGCGGGCAGGTGCTGGCATTGCGCGAGCGCGAATTCGTGCAGTCGGCCCATGCGATCGGCGCTTCGACGCTGCGCATCATGCTGCGGCACATCCTGCCCAACGTGCTGACCCCGGCGCTCGTCGTCGCCACGCTGGAGCTGGCACGCATCATCATCATGGACGCGGCGCTCTCGTTCCTGGGCCTTGGCGTGCAGCCGCCAAATCCGAGCTGGGGCCGCATGCTGGCCGATGGCCGCGTCTATATCTCCACCGCCTGGTGGATCGTCACCTTCCCCGGCCTCGCCATCCTCCTGACCGTGCTGTCGGTCAACCTGCTCGGCGACTGGCTGCGGGACTATTTCGACCCGAAATTGAGGACTTCCCGATGA
- a CDS encoding NAD(P)-binding domain-containing protein, producing the protein MTFRSAGLPALEARLKDDLSLLELPSKSWVPPRFHDGSRVRDVVVVGGGMCGLVALASLQLLGIDNIVAYDRAPEGREGPWVTFARMRTLRSPKQLTGPALGQPALTFRAWYEAQFGRDEWARLDKIPRTMWMDYLVWYRKVLDLPIENGTRVLEIRAIEDDLLAVDIERLANGERETVFARRVVLATGRDGLGAPFVPAFARSVDRRFWAHSADAIDFAALRGKRVAVIGAGASAMDNAATALETGAGSVDMFVRRKDLPRINKFTGISSQGVVNGFIGLPDEWKWKFLHHTLGAQTPPPRDSTLRVSQHENARFHLGSPITDLRQVGDHVVLTTPRGQYPMDFVIFATGFNVSLETRAELASFAGNIAYWTDRFAPDAGLESEELATSPYLGPSFEFQEKVAGRTPGLEHIHSFNYPATLSHGKLSGDIPAVSDGAQRLAKGIAKSLFVEDRGTHFDNLKAYETPELQGDEWTDYEATAQEKSA; encoded by the coding sequence GCCTGCCTGCCCTCGAAGCCCGATTGAAGGACGACCTCAGCCTGCTGGAGCTGCCGAGCAAGAGCTGGGTGCCGCCCCGCTTCCATGACGGCAGCCGCGTGCGTGACGTCGTGGTGGTGGGCGGGGGCATGTGCGGGCTCGTGGCGCTGGCCAGCCTGCAATTGCTGGGTATCGACAATATTGTGGCCTATGACCGCGCGCCGGAGGGGCGCGAGGGGCCGTGGGTGACGTTTGCGCGGATGCGCACGCTGCGTTCGCCCAAACAATTGACGGGACCGGCGCTCGGGCAGCCCGCGCTGACGTTCCGCGCCTGGTACGAAGCGCAGTTCGGGCGGGACGAATGGGCCCGGCTCGACAAGATTCCCCGCACGATGTGGATGGATTACCTGGTCTGGTATCGCAAGGTGCTCGACCTGCCGATCGAGAACGGCACGCGGGTGCTGGAAATCCGGGCCATCGAGGACGATCTGCTGGCAGTGGACATCGAGCGGCTTGCGAATGGTGAGCGCGAGACGGTGTTTGCGCGGCGCGTCGTGCTGGCTACCGGGCGGGACGGGCTTGGGGCGCCGTTCGTTCCGGCTTTCGCCAGGAGCGTCGATCGCCGGTTCTGGGCGCATTCGGCCGATGCCATCGACTTCGCCGCCCTGCGGGGCAAGCGCGTCGCCGTGATCGGCGCAGGCGCTTCGGCAATGGATAATGCGGCAACGGCACTCGAGACGGGCGCCGGATCGGTGGACATGTTCGTGCGCCGCAAGGATCTGCCGCGCATCAACAAGTTCACCGGGATTTCCAGCCAGGGCGTGGTCAACGGCTTCATCGGCCTGCCCGACGAGTGGAAGTGGAAGTTCCTGCACCACACGCTGGGCGCGCAGACGCCGCCGCCGCGCGATTCCACGCTGCGCGTGTCGCAGCACGAGAATGCGCGCTTCCATCTGGGCAGCCCCATCACCGACCTGCGGCAGGTCGGCGACCATGTGGTGCTGACGACGCCGCGCGGGCAGTATCCGATGGATTTCGTGATCTTCGCGACGGGCTTCAACGTGTCGCTGGAGACGCGGGCGGAGCTGGCGAGCTTTGCCGGCAACATCGCCTACTGGACGGACCGCTTCGCGCCCGATGCAGGGCTCGAAAGCGAGGAACTGGCGACTTCGCCCTATCTCGGCCCCTCGTTCGAGTTCCAGGAGAAGGTGGCCGGCAGGACGCCGGGCCTCGAGCATATCCACTCGTTCAATTACCCGGCCACGCTCAGCCACGGCAAGCTTTCCGGCGACATTCCCGCCGTCAGCGACGGGGCACAGCGGCTCGCCAAGGGCATTGCCAAGAGCCTCTTCGTCGAGGACCGGGGCACCCATTTCGACAACCTCAAGGCCTACGAAACGCCCGAACTGCAGGGCGACGAATGGACCGACTACGAAGCGACCGCCCAGGAGAAAAGCGCATGA